The following DNA comes from Brassica oleracea var. oleracea cultivar TO1000 chromosome C5, BOL, whole genome shotgun sequence.
ACAATTTGTGTGCTTTTCTTGCATACGTGATCAGTTGTCCATGTAGTCTTTATTGACGTAACCTATAATTTCATTTGACTGCCGTTTCTTTTTTTTTCTCAACTTCCTGTATTTTGCTATTCAGGTGGATGAGCTTGAAAAAGAAATAGCTGATTCCAAGCAGAAAATTGAGTTCTTCCATGCTAAGATGCAGGAACTTGTAAGTATAACTTCTCATTATTATTACCAACTATCAGTTTCTATAACCTTCTCCATTTGGTCTTTGGGTGACAGGTTTTATACAAGAGCAGATGTGACAACCGGTACAATGAGATTACGGAGAGAGTCTCGGGTGATAAACGTGAGGTATAGAGTTTCTGTTGCACCGTACTTCTATAATTGTATCGGAGATCCAATTTGATTACCTAACAAAAACTACCTGTAAACCAGCTTGAATCTCTAGCTAAAAAATATGAGGAGAAATACAAGAAGTCTGGCAATGTAGGCTCTAAATTGACTATTGAAGAGGCCACATTCCGAGATATACAGGTAGTTTAGAAGCATCATCTCAGGAGCATGGTGTACTTTGAATTGTCTGTAAGCTGGATGTCGCCTTCAAAAAATATGATAAACTTCCCTTTTTGAAATGCAGGAGAAGAAAATGGAATTGTACCAGGCTATAGTCAAATTTGAAGAAGGCAAGCTTGATGACAATATTGTTAAGGTAAACCCAACGTGCTATCTAGCTGGTTTAATGTGATTTGGTAGTTCGATTTTACTGAATGTTGTCTTGTAGGAGCGTACTGAACACATCCAATCGGGACTTGAGGAACTGATTAAAAATTTGAATGAGCGCTGCAAGCAATATGGAGTACGTGGCAAACCCACTTCTTTGGTGGAGCTTCCTTTTGGTATAAGATTTACCCCTTCTCCTTTCAAGTTCATCTTTAGTATTATATTTTCTTGATCAGTGGTGAAAGGTTACCATTCTTCTGGCTGTTAATTTAAAATTTAGTAATTTTATCATTCAAGAATTTTATTAAACGTTGATGCTTTTGTACAACACGAAACTCAGTATATTTGGCCCTTTATGTATTGTTGCCAGAAAGACTTCTATCTATACAACTTTATACCGGTTGTATCTTCCTTTCGATATATTCATGGGATTTCCTCACGTTTTACAGGTTGGCAGCCTGGAATCCAAGAAGGTGCTGCTGATTGGGATGAAGATTGGGATAATCTAGAGGAGGAAGGTGAGATTATGGAGGAAGCATGGTTTTAGATGTTTAATCAAAATTCTTTTTTTTTTCTTTATAATTTTGGTTTTTGCTTTTGGGTTATCTGTCTTCCAAAACAGGGTATGCATTTTGAAGTTGAGCACTTGAACTTTCCCGACTAATTTTTCTCTAATTCCAGGGTTTACCTTCGTCAAGGAGCTTACACTTGATGTCCAGAATGTCATTGCCCCACCGAAGGAAAAATCATCTGCTTGGAAGAAGGAACCTACTGTCTCTTCAAATGAAAGTGCAGACGTTTCATCCTCAGATGTCGAGTCTAAAACAGAGAAAAAGCCAAGCAGTGGTGAAGAGGCATCTGAACATTCAGATGGTAAAACAGATAGAAACGGATCTTTGGATGATTCTAATGTTAGAGAGAGTATTGAAGCTGACGGTTCACCCCGTACCAAAGATACGAGGAGGTATGCTTTTTGTTTTAGACCGTGTGTGTTATGGATTGCATCGTTCTTAACTGTGGATTTTATGTGCTTTCATAAAATGAGGAAAATAGAGTGTTATATGTTCTTCGGGTGACTAACATTTGTCTTCATTTTACTCAAATTTTTTTATCAGTGAAAATGGCCATGATGATGGTGAATCTACTGCTTCTGCTGGCAAAACTGTAAACTATGACTCTCACGATGAGACAGATTCAGTTTCAAGCTTCAACCCTGACAACGGAAAGGTATAATGTGGTCACGTGCTCTATGTTATCATTTTGGCATTAATATTTGATGCTTTGTAATCTTAATTTAACTATTTTGAATGTTGTGTGTTTACGCAGGACAAGGATCATGAGAAGCGTGATAATGACTTTGGATTTGGGTTCGGATTCGATGACTTCAGCATCAAGCCTATAAAAACTGGCTCCACCCTATCAAATGACTTCCTCCCTCCTAAGCTATCTATATTTTCTGATTCTGTGCCAAGCCCCCCGGCCAATGCAAACGACGGTTTCACTGCAAAACCTTCCTTGTTCGATGGTTCTGTCCCGAGCACTCCAGCAACAACCACTGCCTCTTACACAGGCAATAAATCATACTTTGATGAGTCTGTTCCAAGCACTCCTGCTTACCCAGGAAACTTATTCTCCGAGAAGAAATCATTCTTCGACTCGGTTCCAAGCACTCCTGCTTATCCTGGAAGCTCGTTTCCTGAAAAGAAATCATTCTTCGGTGACTCAGTTCCAAGCACCCCTGCTTATCCTGGAAGCGTGTTTCCTGAAAAGAAATCATTCTTCGACGACTCTGTCCCAAGCACTCCTGCTTATAGCACGTCTGATTTTGGTGGGAAATCGTTTGCGTCAGAGACACCTCGTTCAGACGGCTTGTTCCCAGGAAGAAGTCCCTTCATGTTCGACTCTGTCCCAAGCACACCCGCTGCACACGACGACTTCTCTTCCAACAGCTTCTCCCGTTTCGATTCATTCAACAGCAACACCAACGACGCTTTCTCTCTATCCCGCTCAGACTCGATGCGCAGCACAAGCGAGCCAGACCCATTCGCATCCAGGTTTGATTCTTTCAATTATCAAAGATATGATTCCTTTAATGCACAAAGCTACGACAACAACAACGCATCCGAGACACCTAAAGCGTCCTTGTCGAGATTCGACTCGATTGGAAGCACCAGAGACTCTGATTACAGTCACGGGTTTGGGTTCGATGACCATGACCCGTTCGGTTCTACGGGCCCGTTCAAAACAACTACAACAACAGCTGAGACACCACGGAGCAATGATCATTGGAATGCCTTCTAGCCCCCACAAGCCCCACGTGTGATACGAATATGATCACATATCATATAGTTTGCTGTCTTTTTACAGTTCGAGCTTACCAAGTCGGAAGAGTTCTATGTATTTGCTTTGTTTGCCATCTGCTTGCTTCATTTTTATTGTTCATATATAATAGTTCTTTTTGCCATTCATTTTTAAAGAATTTTTTTTTGATGAGTGCCCTTTGGTAGCGTTTCTTTCTTTGCTCTTTCTGTTGTTGATGAATAATGAAATTTCATGTGTCCCTGTGAAAACGAAATCTATATTGTATTTTTGTAATCATCTGATATGTGTGGATGGATTATTTTATTATTTTCAGATACTTTTATATTAGAATATCATTTTTTTGTGGAATAGTTCGTATTTATCAACAATTTTATTTTATTTTCTTTTAATCTATCTTTTATAAAGTGATGGTAAGTTTGTTAACATATACTAAAATCTTAGAGTATGTCACAGTTTTGTTAAATTTCAGTCTTGCCCACGGTAGTATAACAAAACGAAGAAATGAATGAGCAAATGAAATGCAAGTTGCATCTCTCTGGTCATAAATCTCTAAAACAGACACGTTGTCGCGTGGAGACCACTCGCTATCTCAAGTGTCAATCCAGTCACGATCAAAGTGGAAAGAGCAGAGTTGTTACTGAAAACCCTTCGGCCATGAAGAGGACGAAACCACGAGGTCCACCAAATTTCTGCAAAACTCCAAAACATTATCCGCCACTGCGGTGAAGCGGCTCCCTCGTCGTTATTGCGTGTACGCCACTCTCTCCCATGCTCCTATGCTTCTGCCCTTGCCACACACCTCACTTCCTCATGAGTCGGTTATCTCCGGCCACCGGAATCTCTCCCCGCCTCCACTGCTCCGTTGATCGTGGCTCCACCGATGGACGATTCAGATTCGGATTCCGGAGAAACGAGGTTCCGTTTAAACGCCGCTTGAGATTCGTAATCAAGGCGGAGCTCTCTGAGGCCTTTTCTCCCGATTTAGGTTTGGATTCTCAGGTTATTTCCCTTCTCTCCGACTTTCCTTCTTCATTTTCGATCAATTTGAAGAATCGAATCCCGTCTATGCTTTCACTCTGTTTGCTGGTTAGGATTCGATGTTCTTCTTTAGCGTAGATCTTGAGATGAATCATTTGCTGATCATAGTTGCTTATATGTTAAGCTAGTTTGTTCTTTGATATGAACGGTTCGCGTCTAACATCATTCACTTTGGATCTTTTGAAGGCTGTGAAATCTCGCGATACCTCAAACTTGCCTTGGATCGGTCCAGTTCCAGGGGACATTGCTGAGGTTGAAGCATACTGCAGAATCTTTAGATCAGCTGAGCGACTCCATGGAGCTTTGATGGAGACGCTATGCAACCCTGTTACTGGTGAATGTCGAGTACCGTATGATTTCTCACCCGAGGAAAAGCCGTTGTTGGAGGACAAGATAGTATCGGTGCTTGGTTGTATACTATCTCTTTTGAACAAAGGAAGGAAAGAGATTCTCTCTGGGAGGTCATCTTCTATGAACTCGTTTAGTTTGGATGATGTTGGGGTTGCGGAGGACACACTTCCACCGCTTGCCGTTTTCAGGGGTGAAATGAAACGGTGTTGCGAGAGCTTACACATTGCTCTCGAGAATTATCTGACGCCTGATGATGAAAGAAGTGGGATTGTGTGGAGGAAGTTACAGAAGCTTAAAAATGTCTGCTACGACGCAGGTTTTCCTCGCAGCGATAGTTACCCTTGCCAGACGCTATTCGCGAATTGGGACCCTATTTACGCGTCAAATATGAAAGAGGACACTGACTCCTACGAGTCTGAGATTGCTTTTTGGAGGGGAGGACAAGTAACCGAAGAAGGATTGAAGTGGCTACTTGAAAAAGGGTTTAAAACGATTGTTGACCTGAGAGCTGAAAACGTTAAGGATACTTTCTATCAGGCGGCACTTGATGATGCGATCTCAACCGGGAAAATTACATTGGTGAAAATTCCAATTGAAGTCAGGATGGCTCCTTTAGCTCAGCAGGTCGAGCTTTTTGCTTCTGTTGTATCAGACTCCAGCAAAAGGCCGATCTATGTTCACAGTAAAGAAGGTGTTTGGAGAACGTCTGCGATGGTCTCCAGGTGGAAGCAGTACATTACACGTCCGAAAGAAATACCAGTTTCAAAAGAGTCGAAGCGTCAGGAGGTTTCTGAAACTAAGGTGAGACTGAATGTTGATAAGGAAGTGCCTGATCAGCAGACTGATAGAGTCTCTGAAATCAATGAGATTGATAGTAGCTCCACTTCGAATCAGATCAAAGAATCTGGTAGCAATGAGGGTGATACACCTGAATTTAATATGGTGAGTGATCCTCTTAAAGCTCAAGTTCCATCGGGTAATATTTTTTCAAGAAAAGAAATGTCTAACTTCCTGAGGAGCAAAGGTATTACTCCCGCTGGTTATCTTAGCAATCAGTCCAAAAAACTGGGAATAGTGCCAAGTCCGCAAGTTTCATATACTGAAGTGACAAACGGATATCAGATCACTGATACTGTAAGACAACTTGCGGAGACAGGAAACTCCAATGGGACCTTTCTACCTGGAAGCTCTCAAAGTTCAGATTTTGGCAATGGGAAGCTTTCAAATGGAAATGTGCATGCTTCTGATAACATCAATACAAGTATATCGGGTAACCAGGGAAATGGCCTCTCTACAGAGCCTACTGTTGTGCCTCCAAGTGATAACTTAAATAGCACTGTAGTTTCCCAACCTGTTCGAGATTCTAAAAGAAACAATAATGCTTATTCGTCGGATTCCAGTGATGATGAAGCTGGAGCTATTGAGGGAAATATGTGCGCTTCATCCACTGGTGTGGTAAGGGTGCAGTCGAGAAAGAAAGCAGAGATGTTCTTAGTCCGAACTGATGGAATCTCTTGTACAAGGGAAAAGGTTACAGAATCCTCGTTGGCCTTCACACATCCAAGTACTCAACAACAAATGCTTCTTTGGAAAACTACCCCAAAAACTGTCTTACTGCTGAAGAAGCTTGGGCTAGAACTCATGGAGGAAGCTAAAGAGGTAGCCGCTTTTCTTTTCAGATCTAAAAGATTATATAATTCCCTGTTGTGTATTGAAGTCACATGTAACTTAGGAAACCCGTGAAAAATGTTGTTCTTTCGAATTTGGTTTCAGGCTGCATCTTTCTTGTATCACCAAGAGAAGATGACTGTTCTGGTTGAACCTGAGGTGCATGATGTATTTGCCAGGATTCCAGGGTTTGGCTTTGTTCAGACCTTTTACATTCAGGACACAAGGTACGAGAATAAGTTAAGTGAACATAAGCTAGACTAACGATCAACGGCTTGATTATGACCGACTGTGTTTTGCATTTGTTTGAATATCAGCGATCTCCATGAAAGGGTTGATTTTGTGGCATGCTTAGGAGGGGATGGGGTGATATTACATGCATCAAACTTGTTCAAAGGAGCTGTCCCTCCCGTTGTATCATTTAACCTGGGGTCCCTTGGATTTCTCACTTCACATCCAGTAAGCCTTTCGACATGTTTCTGTTTCTTGACTGTGTCGTAATACTCTTTTTCCATCGACAGCCTTCTTATTGTTTTATATTTTCCCATTTAGTTTGAGGATTTCAGGCAAGACCTCAAACGGGTAATTCATGGGAACAACACGCTAGATGGGGTGTATATAACTCTTCGAATGCGTCTTCGTTGTGAAATCTATCGTAAAGGAAAAGCAATGCCTGGCAAAGTGTTTGATGTTCTGAACGAGATTGTTGTTGATCGAGGATCCAACCCATACCTTTCTAAGATTGAATGTTATGAACACGACCGTCTTATCACCAAGGTTTGTACCCATTTAGTCCCTTTTTCTTACCGTCTATACAAAATCGGCTAAATCTTTAAGCAAGTGAAAATAAGTGCATGTTGTAAAAAAGTAATCTGATAGAGCTAGTGATACTAAACTCTCGTATTATTAATCTGTATAATACTCAACCCAATACAAGTCAAGTCCCTCTCTTAGAAAATATCTAAGAGCCCAAATCCAGATTACAAAATACAAGCCAAATTGAATCATGAGTCAAGCTCAACTATTTATACTATCAAGACTCTAACAAACTCCCGCCAAGGCCGTTATGATCTTCACTTCAACTTATCACTTAACCGTTTCTTCCAACTGATCTGCTGATCCTTCCCTCTCTCTTCCTCTTATCTTCTTCCTATAGTACACCCTCCAGCTCTTATCATTACCCCCCTCGGTAAGACCGAGCTTGTCCTCAAGCTCGAAAGAAGGGTAATCACGCGCAATATCCTTCACACGGAGCCATGTCTTCTCATGGTCCGGTAAGCCCTTCCATTGAACCAAAGCCTCAAGATGACCTTATGCATCATAACGAGTGCTTTGTATATGTTCTGGCTTTAGGATAAACTCTTCATTCTCCTCCAACATCACCGGTAACGTAGTCACCTCATGACTCTTCCCCAGAACCGGTTTCAGTTGGGACACATGAAACACCGTATGAATCTTACTATCCACAGGTAGCTGAAGACGATATGCTACCTTTCCAACGCGCTCCAAAATAGTAAACGGTCCATAATATTTCGCAGCAAGCTTTTGACAGAATGATTTACTGACAGAAGTCTGACGATATAGCCGTAACTTGAGATAGACAGAAGATCCCACTTCAAATTCCAGATCCCTTCTCTTCTTATCCGCGTTATTCTTCATCTGTGCTTGAGCATTTAATAAATGCTCTTTAGCATCCTTCAAAATGGCATCGCGAGACTTCAGCATATCCTCGAGTTCATGATTTGTTGTAGACCCATCTTCAAACCACAACAAACTGGGAGGATCGCGGCCATAGACCATTTTGAAAGGAGTAGTATGAGTAGAGGTATGATACGAAGAGTTGTACCAAAACTCTGCCCAAGCTAAGTACTTATGCTACTGTTTAGGATGATCAGATGTAAAACACCGCAAATAAGATTCCAAACAGCGGTTAAGAACTTCGGTTTGGCCATCACTTTGAGGGTGATAGGCTGTGCTAAACTTCAGTGTAGTACCAGCCAATCTGAAGCACTCACGCCAAAACTTGCTGAGAAAAATCTGGTCTCTATCGGAGATGATAGAAGTTGGATAGCCATGTAAGCGTACAATCTCCTTTACAAATTTCTCAGCCACCGTAGTTGCAGTAAAAGGGTGTTTTAGGCTCAGAAAATGGGCGTATTTACTGAGTCTATCCACAACCACCAGTATGACGTTGACACCTTCAGATTTCGGAAGTCCTTCGATGAAATCCATAGACACTTCTGATCATATCAACTTCGGAAGTTCGATAGGTTGAAGCAAGCCAGCAGGTTTGAGAGTGGAGTACTTATGTTGTTGACAGACACTACACTCGGCTACATATTTCTTCACATCCACCTTCATCTTTGGCCAATAAAAAACCTGCTGAATACGCTTGATTGTTTTGAGGATTCCCGAATGACCCCCTATAACTCCATCATGATATTCTCGAAGTATCTGCTGAATAAACTGAGAGCTTCTCGATAAGACCAGTCGACCTTTGTAGAAAAGTCTCCCAGCTGCCACAGTATAACCCACCTTAGGCAATTTACCCAGCAACACCTCCTTAATCACTCGCTGAATATCCTCATTTTCATCAAGTTCATCAAGGATATTCTGCATTTGTACAGATGAAGACACTGTCAAGGCACAGAGCACTCCATCAGTATTTACTTGTCTGTCAATCATTACCCTGGAAAGCCCATCCGCCACTTTGTTTTCACACCCCGCCTTGTAAATGATCTCAAAATCGTAGCCTAACAACTTAGTGAGCCACTTTTGATAATCCAAAG
Coding sequences within:
- the LOC106294799 gene encoding epidermal growth factor receptor substrate 15-like 1, coding for MAAPRPTGSQDLFDTYFRRADLDGDGRISGAEAVGFFQGSNLPKPVLAQVWSYADAKKAGYLGRAEFYNALKLVTVAQSRRELTPEIVKAAIYSPASANIPAPKINLAATPSPQPRGPVTQTPGVTSVAAGMRGPQMGGNISTSNQQVVSGQQNQFTGPPPSQPPQNFQSHGMPAGGTSAPRTANQPMPSDWLSGRSVGPSGQVNSQIPSSQSGSGLTAPNSIANNIPKPHMTPAVISSATTRPQVPVPASAPLDAPSNQLVAKELAASGNGFPSDSIFGDVFSVASTQPKQHTTGTTSTMGISSVSTGTIVAPEVAQSVARQSSIPQRGSLSQHPVGVQNQLTGNLGQSFVPAGAASGTTGSTVGVGISASSQLTQRQTQPSQPQPQHQPQPQPRHQPHPQPQPQHHSRPQPHHQPQPRPQHQPHYQPQSPWPKMTPADVQKYTKVFVQVDTDRDGKITGHQARNLFLSWKLPREALKQVWDLSDQDNDSMLSLREFCFAVYLMERYREGRPLPPVFPSTIISSESMFTSPGQSVAPHGNASWGHPHGQIHGGSRPPAIPKGKPPRPVPLSPSDGLVQPTQPKRKMPELEKHLVDQLSKEEQDALNSKFEEATAVDKKVDELEKEIADSKQKIEFFHAKMQELVLYKSRCDNRYNEITERVSGDKRELESLAKKYEEKYKKSGNVGSKLTIEEATFRDIQEKKMELYQAIVKFEEGKLDDNIVKERTEHIQSGLEELIKNLNERCKQYGVRGKPTSLVELPFGWQPGIQEGAADWDEDWDNLEEEGFTFVKELTLDVQNVIAPPKEKSSAWKKEPTVSSNESADVSSSDVESKTEKKPSSGEEASEHSDGKTDRNGSLDDSNVRESIEADGSPRTKDTRSENGHDDGESTASAGKTVNYDSHDETDSVSSFNPDNGKDKDHEKRDNDFGFGFGFDDFSIKPIKTGSTLSNDFLPPKLSIFSDSVPSPPANANDGFTAKPSLFDGSVPSTPATTTASYTGNKSYFDESVPSTPAYPGNLFSEKKSFFDSVPSTPAYPGSSFPEKKSFFGDSVPSTPAYPGSVFPEKKSFFDDSVPSTPAYSTSDFGGKSFASETPRSDGLFPGRSPFMFDSVPSTPAAHDDFSSNSFSRFDSFNSNTNDAFSLSRSDSMRSTSEPDPFASRFDSFNYQRYDSFNAQSYDNNNASETPKASLSRFDSIGSTRDSDYSHGFGFDDHDPFGSTGPFKTTTTTAETPRSNDHWNAF
- the LOC106294482 gene encoding NAD kinase 2, chloroplastic; amino-acid sequence: MLLCFCPCHTPHFLMSRLSPATGISPRLHCSVDRGSTDGRFRFGFRRNEVPFKRRLRFVIKAELSEAFSPDLGLDSQAVKSRDTSNLPWIGPVPGDIAEVEAYCRIFRSAERLHGALMETLCNPVTGECRVPYDFSPEEKPLLEDKIVSVLGCILSLLNKGRKEILSGRSSSMNSFSLDDVGVAEDTLPPLAVFRGEMKRCCESLHIALENYLTPDDERSGIVWRKLQKLKNVCYDAGFPRSDSYPCQTLFANWDPIYASNMKEDTDSYESEIAFWRGGQVTEEGLKWLLEKGFKTIVDLRAENVKDTFYQAALDDAISTGKITLVKIPIEVRMAPLAQQVELFASVVSDSSKRPIYVHSKEGVWRTSAMVSRWKQYITRPKEIPVSKESKRQEVSETKVRLNVDKEVPDQQTDRVSEINEIDSSSTSNQIKESGSNEGDTPEFNMVSDPLKAQVPSGNIFSRKEMSNFLRSKGITPAGYLSNQSKKLGIVPSPQVSYTEVTNGYQITDTVRQLAETGNSNGTFLPGSSQSSDFGNGKLSNGNVHASDNINTSISGNQGNGLSTEPTVVPPSDNLNSTVVSQPVRDSKRNNNAYSSDSSDDEAGAIEGNMCASSTGVVRVQSRKKAEMFLVRTDGISCTREKVTESSLAFTHPSTQQQMLLWKTTPKTVLLLKKLGLELMEEAKEAASFLYHQEKMTVLVEPEVHDVFARIPGFGFVQTFYIQDTSDLHERVDFVACLGGDGVILHASNLFKGAVPPVVSFNLGSLGFLTSHPFEDFRQDLKRVIHGNNTLDGVYITLRMRLRCEIYRKGKAMPGKVFDVLNEIVVDRGSNPYLSKIECYEHDRLITKVQGDGVIVATPTGSTAYSTAAGGSMVHPNVPCMLFTPICPHSLSFRPVILPDSAKLELKIPDDARSNAWVSFDGKRRQQLSRGDSVRIYMSQHPLPTVNKSDQTGDWFRSLIRCLNWNERLDQKAL